A region of Streptomyces paludis DNA encodes the following proteins:
- the nrdR gene encoding transcriptional regulator NrdR: MHCPFCRHPDSRVVDSRTTDDGTSIRRRRQCPDCSRRFTTVETASLMVIKRSGVTEPFSRTKVISGVRKACQGRPVTEDALAKLGQRVEEAVRATGSAELTTHDVGLAILGPLQELDLVAYLRFASVYRAFNSLEDFEAAIAELRERPHSEECGVDGASEVPVPATAAD, translated from the coding sequence GTGCACTGTCCCTTCTGCAGGCACCCCGACAGTCGTGTGGTCGACAGCCGCACCACCGACGACGGGACGTCCATCCGGCGCCGCCGTCAGTGCCCCGACTGCTCCCGTCGTTTCACGACGGTCGAGACCGCCTCACTCATGGTGATCAAGCGCAGCGGTGTGACCGAGCCCTTCAGCCGCACCAAGGTCATCTCCGGCGTGCGCAAGGCGTGCCAGGGGCGGCCGGTCACCGAGGACGCCCTCGCCAAGCTCGGCCAGCGGGTCGAGGAGGCGGTGCGCGCCACCGGGAGCGCCGAGCTGACCACCCACGACGTGGGGCTGGCCATACTCGGCCCGTTGCAGGAGCTGGACCTCGTCGCGTACCTGCGCTTCGCGTCCGTGTACCGGGCGTTCAACTCGCTCGAAGACTTCGAGGCCGCCATCGCCGAACTGCGCGAGCGGCCCCATTCCGAGGAATGCGGCGTCGACGGGGCCAGCGAGGTCCCCGTACCCGCCACCGCCGCGGACTGA